A section of the Nitrososphaerales archaeon genome encodes:
- the cas3 gene encoding CRISPR-associated helicase Cas3', translating to MFNSTDLTQHWSIVEAIVKSRGRTLQKYEYFERLWDSVEGNDLVFLSAPTGAGKTEAALTPFLKSLIHGERFWHSLIYVLPTRSLVFNMFHRICKTLHICRSSFKRPRMIVVDYDHGGFTPFKAFIEGDITVTTYDTLLYTLYGFRSYGHHFFLSVGKIAGSLIILDEVQLLQDSQWYSLTLLPYHIANLINFGATVILMSATLPQILVEETVRPFKKYQRVKYPIKYSHPYTFIEADSSKDVIRRGRLDVIIKDGRLSESLFDIIKNYEKPMLFIYNTVEEAVEAYRRLTKNDYNNVILLHSRLINDVRKSREEVFEKSSIDQDLIVVATQVIEAGIDYDFKTIATQVSPIDSLIQRLGRCARKSDGTALLFKDLEGAKCVYPQIVIDETIKILNEDDLAESVKNISTASKLVNAVYREDVVRELRGEIDRELSEALSFIKTFSTDSAKIFVARNLFKIPNLLRLGIEVKCILLPQEIYQRIMESLRSGSEKSTFEIPLTQAIDLLHRNTLSLSVERLYRGYEIPALSHRIDGEEFYLSLSIEYKTDLKNQASEPKVDLNIVKYRRLSDCYREVFIHPFIINPLYYIVERDFHLGLVKPYG from the coding sequence ATGTTTAACTCAACTGATTTAACACAACATTGGAGCATTGTAGAAGCGATCGTTAAAAGTCGAGGAAGAACCCTTCAAAAGTACGAGTATTTCGAGAGGCTTTGGGATTCGGTCGAAGGTAACGATCTGGTCTTTTTATCGGCACCCACTGGTGCTGGAAAGACCGAGGCAGCCCTTACACCATTTCTCAAAAGTTTAATACATGGTGAAAGGTTTTGGCATTCGTTAATCTACGTTCTCCCGACGAGAAGTCTCGTATTCAACATGTTTCATCGCATATGCAAAACGTTACATATATGCAGATCGTCCTTCAAAAGGCCAAGGATGATCGTTGTAGATTACGATCATGGAGGCTTCACACCATTTAAAGCATTCATAGAAGGAGACATCACTGTAACAACGTACGATACCTTACTCTATACTCTTTACGGTTTTAGATCCTATGGACACCATTTCTTCCTATCGGTAGGTAAAATTGCGGGATCCCTCATAATACTTGATGAAGTACAACTTCTACAAGATTCACAATGGTACTCTTTAACATTACTGCCTTATCATATAGCGAATTTGATCAATTTTGGGGCTACGGTCATTCTCATGAGCGCAACCTTACCTCAAATACTTGTTGAAGAGACCGTCAGGCCATTTAAGAAATACCAAAGGGTGAAGTATCCTATAAAGTATTCACATCCATACACATTTATTGAAGCGGACTCAAGTAAAGATGTTATAAGAAGGGGTAGGTTGGATGTAATCATCAAAGATGGACGGCTCTCAGAATCTCTATTCGATATTATCAAAAATTATGAAAAACCTATGTTATTCATCTACAACACCGTAGAGGAGGCGGTCGAAGCTTATCGGCGACTTACAAAAAATGATTATAACAATGTCATACTACTTCACTCAAGGTTGATTAACGATGTAAGAAAGAGTAGAGAAGAGGTCTTCGAAAAAAGCTCCATCGATCAGGATTTGATCGTTGTGGCGACGCAAGTGATCGAAGCGGGTATAGATTACGATTTTAAAACCATTGCTACACAAGTCTCGCCAATAGACTCTTTGATACAACGTTTAGGTCGTTGTGCGAGAAAGAGCGATGGAACAGCCCTATTATTCAAGGATTTAGAAGGAGCAAAGTGCGTTTACCCACAGATAGTCATCGATGAGACGATCAAGATCCTCAACGAGGATGATCTGGCAGAGAGTGTAAAGAATATCTCAACCGCTTCTAAATTGGTAAATGCGGTATATCGTGAAGATGTTGTAAGAGAGTTAAGGGGAGAAATAGATAGAGAATTGAGTGAGGCTTTAAGTTTTATAAAGACATTTTCGACAGATTCAGCAAAAATCTTTGTGGCGAGGAATCTCTTTAAAATACCGAATCTCCTCAGATTGGGTATAGAAGTTAAGTGCATCCTCTTACCTCAGGAAATTTACCAGAGGATCATGGAATCTTTACGTTCGGGTAGTGAAAAGTCTACATTCGAAATTCCTTTAACTCAAGCGATCGATCTACTTCATCGAAATACCTTAAGCCTCTCCGTTGAGAGATTGTATAGAGGCTATGAAATCCCCGCCTTGAGCCATCGGATAGATGGCGAAGAATTTTACCTTTCATTATCTATCGAGTATAAAACCGATCTCAAGAATCAAGCATCAGAACCAAAGGTGGATTTAAATATCGTTAAGTATCGAAGGTTGAGCGATTGTTATCGAGAGGTTTTCATTCATCCATTCATAATCAATCCACTTTACTACATCGTTGAAAGAGATTTTCATCTAGGGTTGGTGAAACCTTATGGTTAA